A region of the Chlamydia felis Fe/C-56 genome:
ACGAACGCCCTTCCATCGCTTTCTTCCCGCTTTACCGTCAACACATAAATTATGATCGGCATTAGAAACTTCGCCGATAGTAGCTCTACAACCTTCGTTTAGCATGCGGAACTCGCCAGAAGGCATTTTTAGTGTAACATATCCTGGAGTTTTAGCAATAACCTGAGCAGCCAATCCTGCGGATCTTACTAATTTCCCTCCAGAATGGGGTCTCATTTCAATGTTGTGAACAGTTGACCCTAAAGGCATGCTTTTTAAAGTCATGCAGCAACCAAGTTTGAAAGGGCTGCCTTCCCCAGAGATAACTTGATCTCCTCTTTTAATGCCTTTTGGAGCTAGTATGTAACGTTTTTCTCCATCAGCATAATTTAATAAGGCAATGTAAGCGGAGCGATTTGGATCGTATTCAACAGAAACCACTTTAGCTTCGATACCATCTTTATTACGCTTAAAATCGATAACTCGGTATAGACGTTTAGCCCCTCCACCACGATGACGGCAAGAAATGTGACCCAAATTATCGCGACCACCAGAACTCTTTTTGAAAAACGACAGCTTCTTATTTGGCCGCACACTTTTTCTAGTTCTTTTTCCAGTCAAATCTCCTTGCCTGGTCAGCTCATCAAAAGCCGGAAGAACCAACTGTCTAGTCCCTGGAGTTACTGGCTTAAACTTTTTAAACATGTTTTTCTTCCCTCTACTCTAATAGATTACCCGATAGAATGGCCTTCGTAGAAGGTTACAACAGCCTTCTTAAATCCTGCAGTCTTTCCTTTTCGTTTTCCACGAAACATTCGGGCTGGCTGAGGCTTCACACATATCGTGTTTACACTTTTAACTTTTACTTTTTTATCCGCATAAATAGATTCCAAAGCTTGAGCAATTAAAGGCTTAGTAGCATCACAAGCCACAATAAATGTGTATTTTGGATGCTTACAGAAACTGCCTTTCTTTTTGCCCTCGCCACTTCCGAGACTTAAACCTTCTAGAGTTTTAGCTTTCTCGGTTACATAATGCCGCTTGATTACATCGTAAGGATCTTTCATGTCCTAAAATTCCCCTTTAATCTTTCGTTCCAGAAGTAAGATGCCCAACGAGTCCAGTGAGGGCCTTTTCGGAGATCACTATGTTGCGGGCGGAGACCAGGTCATATCCATTGACATTCATTCCATACGCAAAGCCACGCACAGCTGGTAAATTACGCAAGCTTAGTCTTAAACCTTCGTTGTTTTGAGCATGATTTAAATCATCGATGAAGAGAACTCCGCGACA
Encoded here:
- the rplB gene encoding 50S ribosomal protein L2, whose translation is MFKKFKPVTPGTRQLVLPAFDELTRQGDLTGKRTRKSVRPNKKLSFFKKSSGGRDNLGHISCRHRGGGAKRLYRVIDFKRNKDGIEAKVVSVEYDPNRSAYIALLNYADGEKRYILAPKGIKRGDQVISGEGSPFKLGCCMTLKSMPLGSTVHNIEMRPHSGGKLVRSAGLAAQVIAKTPGYVTLKMPSGEFRMLNEGCRATIGEVSNADHNLCVDGKAGRKRWKGVRPTVRGTAMNPVDHPHGGGEGRHNGYIPRTPWGKVTKGLKTRDKRKSNKWIVKDRRK
- a CDS encoding 50S ribosomal protein L23, with the translated sequence MKDPYDVIKRHYVTEKAKTLEGLSLGSGEGKKKGSFCKHPKYTFIVACDATKPLIAQALESIYADKKVKVKSVNTICVKPQPARMFRGKRKGKTAGFKKAVVTFYEGHSIG